The nucleotide window GAAAAGTTGACTTTTATTTTTGGCATAGCAAGAAACGTAGCCAATGGGGTGATGACATGTGAGGTGCGCTTGAACCTCCATGCGCCTTTCCATACCGAATCCCTCTCCTCCCTTCTGTTCCGTTCtgaatcttctctctctctgcAACTGCACGGAACACATGCGCGCGCTCACACACAGAGCATAATTCTCACAATCAAGGACGCTTCCTACGACAATCGAATTCGCGTCGTTCTCAGTTTTCAGTAAGCTTAACTCCATTTCCatttttccctctttcagctcctTCAACTCAATTGAACAATTCGATTCTTCAATTTTAGGGTTTTCCTCTTTCTTCTGGTTCGTTAAATAACTGTCTTCCTAGTTCATTTGGCTTTGAATTACAAGCGATGTAGCATGCACCCTTACTTTCCATCTCATCATAGAGTTCTTTTGGGAATGAGCTAAATAGCTGAAACCTGGATCCTTGTTTCTTTTTTGTGTTGAATTGCAGTATGTACATCTATGAATTTGTGATCGATATACTTTTCTCATTTGAGTTTTATGCAATTAATGAGTCGTTTGACTTAAGCTGAGAGTTTTGGATTCCGTTTGAACTTGTGGTTACTGGTTAGTGGTATTTTTTGCTGAACGAgtaatgattattttttaattactatttaattattattaacgCAATGGCCTAACTTGTGTTTAGTGATATTGGGCTTTGCTTGATTGTGGCCTGAGCTGAGAATATGTTAGAACCCCTTTGCATGAACTACATTGTTTTGAGGACAATACTATTTTCTGGTACAAAGCTTCATTAATGGCTGTTTTGCATGAACTACAACTTATAACATATTTGTTTGTGCTGCAGTGGAGCTCGGGATTGATGGCTCCATTAATGGTGAGACAATAGCACATGCTACCATAGGAGAAGTTAGCAGTAGCTTTGTTGATGAAGATAAAATTGCTAGCTGTTCCTTTGATCCAGCTTACAAACAAGATCAAGATGGTAATATAACACAAGATTCTTCCTTGTTTGCAACAAAGAGGGTTACAGAATGCCCGATAAGCGTGAAAAAATTGTAAGGCAAAGGGCAGAGACAAGGGTTGGTTGCAGGGCAATGATTTTGGTGAGGAAAGTTAGTTCCGGTAAATGGGTTGTCACAAAGTTTGTAAAGGAGCACACACACCCTTTGACACCTGGAAAAGGCAGAAGGGATTGCATTTATGAACAATATCCGGTGAGTTAATGTTCTTCTTTTACTGAAATATGTATATGATAATATGTGAGTTCTTAGTCTATGCCTGATAGAAAGATTGCAACTGGAACAGTGCTATCAACTATCTATGCAACCCTCACAAGAGTTTGAATTCAGCAGCTAATACTAATGAAGTTCCCATCTTATGCCTTTACAGAATTGACCCAAAATTACTTTTGAGTGAACGTTCCCAAATACAAGATTGATTCTTTCTGAAGTACTTCATGTTTTCAGAGTGAAAATATAGTTTTACAAAGatgcaaaaattaagaatatatatacTCACCTTATCCCTGAATTATTAAGATGTTCCAGAGTCATAGTCATATTTGTAGTACTATTAGTAATAAGCTAAACTTgtcttttattaaaaagaaaaaggaaaaaggctCTGATCTATGCATTTGTTTTTCTCCGTTAAACCATGTCCTATGAAGAAACTTAAGTGATCTTTTGAATAATCTCTGATACTCGTATTTGGTTTTTCTCCACTTACTTACCtctgtttttttcttttgcaattttcaGAATGAACATGATAAAATTCGAGAACTATCTCAGCAATTGGCTATAGAGAAAAAACGGTGTGCAGCTTATAAAAGGCAACTTGAATTGTTATTTGAACACATTGAGGAGCATAATAATAGTCTTTCAAAGAAAATACAGCACATAGTAGGCAATGTGAAGGAGATTGAAGCTGAAGAACAACAGCGTCATAGATAGGTTCAACTATTAATTTCTagtatttgaggtatttcaccGGATGAAACACAATCAATGACCAGTGTTGAAGGTGCTACTAGGAAAAATCATGCAAGAAGTATATTTGCTGACCAAGGCATATGCTCCATTTAGCATTAGGTTCATTTGGTAGATTAGTTTTTCAAGTTCAATGGAATTCATTGGACAACTTTATATGGTGTGATACTTAAGTTGGTAGAAGAAACCAGTTCAGTCAATGTACAGGTCCTTTTGAGTCCATTCTTGTGTAGTTGTTCTAACAATATTATGACCCATAACAGGCATTCAAATGCCTTGATAGAATTTACTCCATtgttgattttgtaaattttgatTCAAGCCTACCTTCTTTGTATAGCATTTAAATAATAAGCTTATTCTGTACAGAATGCCCTGACCAAATATCCATGGTTTCTTTTGTAGCCAAGCCTTCATCAAGTGGGTTTCGTTACCTACTTCGGGTCTTATTATTTCTGTCTTCTCAGCATTTTCTCGTGTTTGATTTGTGTGGTTCCTcagtattaattttatttatatattaaataatccAAAAGCTAAGCAAAACTGCCcctatagctcagtggtagagcGTCAGTCTTGTAAACTGAAGGTCCGTAGTTCGATCCTGCGTGGgggcattttttttatattttcattattcAAGCATGCAGAGATTGTCAACCTGCATTTAAGGCAACCTCAATTTTATCAATTGTTTTTCATAGAAGAAATGAAATGACGCCAAAAATGTTAAATTGTCATTCATTAAACACGGATGACAACCtttacaataaataaattatgatgATAGTTGCATTAACACGATAGTACTAGTCTACTACTACATCCCAACTATAGTTGcatgaaaagaaaatgatatCCCTACTAAAATTCTGAACCACAACTAtccataaatagaaaaaaaatgtcaATACTCAAGTTAAGAGTTGCATTCATATCATGAAAACTCAACTAAAAACACAAAAGTTCCCATGTTATCAACGTTAGAAGTTATGCTGCAAGAACAACTTTTCTTGGGGAGAAGCAGGACCAATCTCTTCCTCAAGACTCTTCAAAACATCACCACCACTTCCAACATTGTTATTACCAATGTTTATGATCTTCCCTTCACAAACATTACCGTTATTATTCTTCACATCAACCTCAGCCTCTGAGCTTGATGACTTTATCCTCTGAGAAGAAGTCACACTTGGAAATGTTATCCATGAAGGTGCTCTAAACTCATACCTCTGATCCTCGTTCTCTCCAACATCGATTTCTGACCTGTTTGAAGACCTCTGAGATGATTTCATGTGCAATCTGCTACTTCCCAAAACCACCTCAGTTGGCAAAATTGGTTGTTCAGTACAAGGGCTACCCATTAACCTTGCAAGAGAATGCTCCAAAGTTGTTGTTATTTTGTCCATTGAAGGCCTATCCCTCCCTCTCATTCTCACACTCTTGCAAGCCACAATGGCAACCTTCTTCAAGGCTGCAAGATCAGGAGGAGGTTTCAGAACCGGGTCAAGGATTGCAGCAATATCCCCTGATTTGATTAGAGGCTTTGCCCATTGAACTATGTTCCCTTCATCATACTGCATGTCAATGGCTTTTCTACCACTTAGGAGTTCCAAAAGTAGGACACCGAAGCTGTAGACATCTGATTTTGTTGTGAGATAATGAAGCCTATAGTACTCGGGATCAAGATAGCCGAGTGTTCCGGCAGGTAGCTCAGCAAGTGGGGTGCTGCTATCTGCAGGGCCAAGTAATGATAAACCAAAATCAGCCACTcttgcattgtgttcttcatcAATGAGAATGTTTGAAGACTTGATGTCCCTATGAATCACAGGAGGGCAAGCATAGCCATGGAGATACTCTATTCCTCGTGCTGCTTGGACTGCAATTGTTACCCTTCTGATCCAATCAAGCTGTTCTTTTAACTCCTTGTTTTGGCCATGGAGGTGTTGGTGCAAAGAACCATGAGCCATAAACTCATAAACAAGAATTATCTCTCCTCCTTCTTCACAATATCCTAGGAGACTGAGCAAATGTGCATGGTTCAACCTTGAGAGCAAGTCAAGTTCTGTTTGTAGCTCATTGGAACTCTTCTGTGACCTTATGGCTCTTTTGACAGCAACAACTGTTCCATCTTTCAGAACACCCTTGAACACACATGAAAAGCTTCCCTTCCCCACTATATATTCTTCTTTGAATCCACTAGTTGCCCTTTCAAGTTCTTCATAGTTAAACTTCTTAGCCTTCCGAATCTCCGGACGAGTCTTACTATTCTCCTTTTGAAGTGAAGAAGAACTCACATTATGTTTCTTCACCTTTGATGACCTTGTTGCTGAACACTGACAATCTCTAAGCTTGTACCTAACATACAAAACTGCAGTTGTAGATAGAACACTAACCATGAAAATTGCGAAAGCTATCTCCGCAACAACAACCGGCACCTGGAGAGACCAGAATCTTTCATCTTTGCTACTCCTGGTGGGAGGAGAACTGAGAGAAGAAGGGGAGCAATTGGAGAAGCACTGAGGTGAGACACAAGCAGAGCAGTTATATTCACATATCCTATCAGATGTCAAATTGCAAGGACTTGTCTGATACATTTCATAAGGACAAGCACCACTGCAAGGAACACAAAAGTGAGCATTTGATGAATTGCAAACACCCTTATCCTTATGCTGCTCCATTTCATAGGAACCTGGAGGACATGAATTGGAATTGCACTTCCCTGGCAACACAGCTGGCTTTGGAAGAGAGTTAGAGAATCCAACACCCCAACAAAGAATCTGATTAGATTTCTCAGCAAGATTTGCACAATTGAAATAGTCACCAGCAACAATATCAGTTATTTTAGTCCCACTTGGCGGTGTTCCTTGGCCATCGGTATAACCCCAGCAAATGACTCCAAGATCATTGGTCTTAATGCCGCAGGCATGGAACCTTCCTCCTACTATAGAGATCATGGACTCATTTGGAGGCAATAAAACATTACCTAGGCCTTGTCCTGCATCTGCATGTATCGATGTGATTTTCGCCATTTTCACAGGCATTTCGTCCAAGCTCCTTCCCCAACAAACAGTCCTAGAATTCACCCCTTCTAGGATTCCACACACATGATTCCCACCAGCAGCAAGCTTCCGGAATCTCTTGCCCCGAGGAACCGCAAGAATTGCTAGATTATTAGCATCATGATGAGTCCAACAGAATGCAGTCCTGTTTTGAGAAAACAAGCCACAGTTGAAACCAGAGCCAGCTGAGATTGATTGAATCATTCCATCAAACACATAGGTACGGCTCATGTTGAAGCCccaacaatcaacaattgaaTTTTTCCTTTCCGTTTTCCCCCAAATCAACGGTTTCCTCAATCCACAAAGATGGTTATCCCCAGCACTGATTTCTAGGTACTGAGCTCCTTTAACCAAACGTTGTGGCACATAAagtttttttgtaataaaaggATTTCTACCCCAACAATAAGGTTGCTTAGAACTCATTAGAATCCCACACACAAAGCCATCGCCACCAGTTAGACCAAGGAACTGAAATTGAGCTGGTGTTTCATGAATTATGGCTGAGTTTGTTCCATTACAGGTCACAGTATGAGACCCATCTGGTTTCAGTCCACAAAAAACATGTTTGTCACCATAGGAGGCTGCCATAGAAGACATGGAGCCAAAGCTTGAAACTTGCAACCATAGGCATGCCAAAACCACAAACTCAAGAAGAAATCCAATGAAGAATTGTGATGAAGAGAACCCCATGAAACCCAGACACTAGTTATCTTATACAGAAAATAAAGGTGGAATCTTTTTGCACTAATATAAATAGCTATTGACTGCACAGCAAGAAACCCAGCTGAAATAGCACTTGGGAAGAACACCATTACCCCATGAATATTTTTCCACAATTCTAATGGATAACTAGCAGTGCAATATGGTTTTTAAGATCATAATATTTCTGGTGGCCAAAGAAGACATGCAGGAGCTTTGTTAGATGGATCTCCTgtccatattttttttttttcaatgattGGAAACGAAAATTCAATGCTTGTTTGATGGTTTGATTAGAGAGTTAGACCTAACAAGAACAAAAGCCATGGTGCATTTACCTTGTTGTAGAAGGTGACAGAAACTCTTACTCAAAACAGCATTACTATTTTGATGTATGGATTTGATGATGATATAGAGCTTTGAAGTGTGAactgtttgaaaattttcaaaaagaaagaatCAAGAGAGAGAAATATGAATTGTTGAAGGTGTCAGCAAGGTAGTGGTGTTGTTACAGTGCAAGCTAGaacagaaagagagagagagagaggaaataaaaaaggagaaggaggagttaAAGGTAAGCATTAAATGAGACAGAACTGCTAGTTCTGAAAATAGGGGAAGTTTAGGTGAAAGCATTAAATGAGAAACTTATTGCATTTTCATCCATTTAGTTTTGCCTTTGATTATTATTACTGCTGACTTCACTTTTATACTTTCATGCACAACATAAGAGTATGCAAATACACAAACGCACATTAAATATAGTTAAAGAGCATCAAATGCAAAGTCCTCATCCAATTGATTTGT belongs to Arachis duranensis cultivar V14167 chromosome 8, aradu.V14167.gnm2.J7QH, whole genome shotgun sequence and includes:
- the LOC107461544 gene encoding serine/threonine-protein kinase-like protein ACR4 — protein: MGFSSSQFFIGFLLEFVVLACLWLQVSSFGSMSSMAASYGDKHVFCGLKPDGSHTVTCNGTNSAIIHETPAQFQFLGLTGGDGFVCGILMSSKQPYCWGRNPFITKKLYVPQRLVKGAQYLEISAGDNHLCGLRKPLIWGKTERKNSIVDCWGFNMSRTYVFDGMIQSISAGSGFNCGLFSQNRTAFCWTHHDANNLAILAVPRGKRFRKLAAGGNHVCGILEGVNSRTVCWGRSLDEMPVKMAKITSIHADAGQGLGNVLLPPNESMISIVGGRFHACGIKTNDLGVICWGYTDGQGTPPSGTKITDIVAGDYFNCANLAEKSNQILCWGVGFSNSLPKPAVLPGKCNSNSCPPGSYEMEQHKDKGVCNSSNAHFCVPCSGACPYEMYQTSPCNLTSDRICEYNCSACVSPQCFSNCSPSSLSSPPTRSSKDERFWSLQVPVVVAEIAFAIFMVSVLSTTAVLYVRYKLRDCQCSATRSSKVKKHNVSSSSLQKENSKTRPEIRKAKKFNYEELERATSGFKEEYIVGKGSFSCVFKGVLKDGTVVAVKRAIRSQKSSNELQTELDLLSRLNHAHLLSLLGYCEEGGEIILVYEFMAHGSLHQHLHGQNKELKEQLDWIRRVTIAVQAARGIEYLHGYACPPVIHRDIKSSNILIDEEHNARVADFGLSLLGPADSSTPLAELPAGTLGYLDPEYYRLHYLTTKSDVYSFGVLLLELLSGRKAIDMQYDEGNIVQWAKPLIKSGDIAAILDPVLKPPPDLAALKKVAIVACKSVRMRGRDRPSMDKITTTLEHSLARLMGSPCTEQPILPTEVVLGSSRLHMKSSQRSSNRSEIDVGENEDQRYEFRAPSWITFPSVTSSQRIKSSSSEAEVDVKNNNGNVCEGKIINIGNNNVGSGGDVLKSLEEEIGPASPQEKLFLQHNF
- the LOC107461550 gene encoding LOW QUALITY PROTEIN: protein FAR1-RELATED SEQUENCE 1 (The sequence of the model RefSeq protein was modified relative to this genomic sequence to represent the inferred CDS: deleted 2 bases in 1 codon), translated to MELGIDGSINGETIAHATIGEVSSSFVDEDKIASCSFDPAYKQDQDGNITQDSSVCNKEGYRMPDKREKIVRQRAETRVGCRAMILVRKVSSGKWVVTKFVKEHTHPLTPGKGRRDCIYEQYPNEHDKIRELSQQLAIEKKRCAAYKRQLELLFEHIEEHNNSLSKKIQHIVGNVKEIEAEEQQRHR